From Medicago truncatula cultivar Jemalong A17 chromosome 7, MtrunA17r5.0-ANR, whole genome shotgun sequence, a single genomic window includes:
- the LOC120576980 gene encoding uncharacterized protein, producing MIKKDWVALPPHSQSYKDGVNYFLDIAFTKGMVEEEEILCPCAVCCNDSWETRDVVFDHLCSKGFVKGYMEWIYHGEDESLMDLDGDSHDETSSHDDINGLLFETFKDVADGGRVHEGLNEDAKKFYKLVDDANQELYPGCESFSSLSFTIRIYLLKCLHGWSNASFTALLELLKEAMPDLNIPVSFNKTKSMIKDLGLDYKKIDACPKNCMLFWKEHEKDDSCHICGASRWIEYPEVANEPDEIKKAHKVPAKVLRHFPLIPRLKRLFMCSKTADTLRWHSDKCSRDGKLRHPANAKAWKDFDAKHSDFARETRNIRLGLASDGFNPFRTMSLSHSTWPVVLTIYNYPPNLCLKAENCLMSLIIPGPKSPRNAIDVYLQPLIEELKILWNVGVETYDISKNETFQMHAALMWTVNDYPAYAMLSGWSTKGKLACPACNYKTSSRYLRHTRKMCYMGHRVFLDSNHVWRSNSTSFDGKPEYRSAPSLLESKKILKDLKKIPDMLGKEKKKKRFGPLGKKKKKKGLGPWKKKSIFWQLPYWKDNSLRHNLDVMHIEKNICDNIIGTLLEIEGKKKDHAKARLDLQHMGIRKKLHLKATSDGKKTQIPKACFSLTKHEKSVFCGVLKTVKLPDGLASNISRCFQVNEGKVSGYKSHDAHIILHYLLQVAIRGIGPNQVVIPLLQHCSFFRCLCQKVIDVKTLDRLEVEIAETLCQFERIFPPSFFDIMVHLPIHLANEVRLGGPVQFRWMYYMERYLGDLKSFVRNRRYPEGSIAEAYVAKEGLTFCSRYLSSAVDTGMNRMTRNSDDTPSIGHPIGGKKLVCFDHKDLNQAHGYILFNCDEVQEYIREHEVNVHNPKNKRKSNKAINQREDFIQWFETRVMDEEVTEWLKVLSRGPNEVVKRYSGYVINGYRFHTTQREARLKTQNSGVTLEAVTQVLRNAKDENPKNICVTYYGAIKDIIELDYYDHEKYVLFKCDWFVAEKDKYGSPCVYFNKKCYKNDPFVLASQVQQCFYIEDPFNKNKHYVLTALPRESFDIGECLSSDGQEYDIPTNLDILKDDCEVDFVRKDVPDDIFEMPLSELHKQKAIESDHSDTSLESDDETTDDSDESSTD from the exons ATGATAAAGAAGGATTGGGTGGCGTTGCCTCCACATAGTCAAAGTTACAAGGATGGTGTTAATTACTTTTTGGATATTGCATTCACCAAAGGAAtggttgaagaagaagagattTTGTGCCCCTGTGCTGTATGTTGCAATGATAGTTGGGAAACCAGAGATGTAGTGTTCGACCATTTATGTAGCAAAGGATTTGTAAAAGGATACATGGAATGGATTTATCACGGTGAAGATGAAAGTCTTATGGATCTTGATGGTGATAGTCATGACGAAACATCATCTCATGATGATATTAATGGGTTACTTTTTGAGACGTTTAAAGATGTCGCTGATGGAGGTAGAGTACATGAAGGGCTAAATGAAGATgcaaagaaattttataaacTAGTTGATGATGCAAATCAAGAGTTGTATCCTGGATGTGAAAGTTTTTCCTCGTTATCATTCACTATTCGAATCTACTTGTTGAAATGCCTCCATGGATGGAGCAATGCATCATTCACTGCTCTCTTAGAATTGTTGAAAGAGGCTATGCCAGATTTGAACATCCCTGTCtctttcaataaaacaaaatctatGATAAAAGATTTGGGCTTAGACTATAAAAAGATTGATGCATGTCCCAAAAATTGCATGTTGTTTTGGAAAGAGCACGAGAAAGATGACTCATGTCATATTTGTGGCGCATCAAGGTGGATAGAATATCCTGAAGTTGCTAATGAGCCTGACGAAATTAAAAAAGCTCACAAGGTTCCCGCCAAAGTTCTAAGACATTTTCCTTTGATTCCAAGATTGAAAAGACTCTTTATGTGTTCAAAGACAGCCGACACATTAAGGTGGCACTCAGATAAGTGTTCAAGGGATGGGAAGTTAAGGCATCCGGCCAATGCCAAAGCATGGAAAGACTTTGATGCAAAACATTCAGATTTTGCTCGTGAAACCCGTAACATCAGGCTTGGGTTGGCAAGTGATGGGTTTAATCCATTTAGGACTATGAGTCTTTCACATAGTACATGGCCTGTTGTATTAACAATATATAATTATCCGCCAAATTTGTGCTTAAAGGCTGAAAATTGTTTAATGTCGTTAATTATTCCTGGACCGAAGTCACCCAGAAATGCAATTGATGTGTATTTACAACCACTTATTGAGGAGCTGAAGATATTGTGGAATGTCGGTGTAGAAACGTATGATATTTCCAAAAATGAAACATTTCAAATGCATGCAGCTCTTATGTGGACTGTGAATGACTACCCTGCATATGCTATGCTATCTGGTTGGAGTACAAAAGGGAAGTTGGCTTGCCCCGCTTGTAATTATAAAACTTCTTCAAGATACTTAAGACATACTCGAAAGATGTGTTATATGGGTCATCGAGTCTTTTTGGATTCAAATCATGTATGGAGATCAAATTCAACTTCTTTTGATGGAAAGCCAGAATATAGGTCTGCACCTTCTTTGTTGGAgtcaaaaaagattttaaaagacttaaAAAAGATCCCTGACATGTtgggaaaggaaaaaaagaaaaaaaggtttGGTCCAttggggaagaaaaaaaagaaaaaagggctTGGTCCATGGAAGAAAAAGTCTATCTTTTGGCAATTACCATATTGGAAGGACAATTCTTTGCGCCATAATTTAGATGTTATGCATATAGAAAAGAACATTTGTGATAATATAATCGGGACTCTCTTGGAGATTGAAGGGAAGAAAAAGGACCATGCAAAAGCTCGTTTGGACTTGCAACACATGGGGATTAGAAAAAAGCTCCACTTGAAAGCAACGAGTGATGGTAAGAAAACTCAAATCCCTAAAGCATGTTTCTCCCTAACAAAGCATGAGAAATCtgttttttgtggtgttttaAAGACAGTAAAACTTCCTGATGGCCTTGCTTCTAATATTTCTCGATGTTTTCAAGTTAATGAAGGAAAAGTTTCTGGGTACAAGAGTCATGATGCTCATATTATATTGCATTACTTGTTGCAAGTAGCAATAAGAGGGATAGGCCCTAATCAAGTTGTTATTCCTTTGCTTCAGCATTGTTCATTTTTTCGTTGTTTATGCCAAAAGGTTATAGATGTGAAAACTTTGGATCGCTTGGAAGTAGAAATTGCTGAAACACTTTGTCAATTCGAGCGTATTTTCCCTCCAAGTTTCTTTGACATAATGGTTCACTTACCAATTCACCTTGCAAATGAGGTCAGATTGGGTGGGCCAGTTCAGTTTCGATGGATGTATTACATGGAGAGATATTTGggtgatttaaagtcttttgtTCGGAATAGGAGGTATCCAGAGGGTTCTATCGCTGAAGCATACGTGGCTAAAGAAGGTCTAACATTTTGTTCCAGATATTTGTCTAGTGCTGTTGACACAGGGATGAATAGAATGACACGAAATAGTGATGATACTCCAAGCATAGGTCATCCAATTGGGGGAAAGAAACTAGTTTGTTTTGATCATAAGGATCTAAACCAGGCCCATGGCTACATTTTATTCAATTGTGATGAAGTGCAGGAATATATTAG agaGCATGAGGTTAATGTTCATAAtcctaaaaacaaaagaaagtccAACAAAGCTATCAATCAAAGAGAAGATTTTATTCAATGGTTTGAAACACGTGTCATGGATGAGGAAGTAACCGAATGGTTAAAGGTGTTGTCTAGGGGGCCAAATGAGGTTGTTAAAAGGTATTCTGGTTATGTTATTAATGGATACAGATTTCATACAACACAACGTGAAGCGAGGCTTAAAACACAAAATAGTGGTGTGACATTAGAAGCGGTGACTCAGGTTCTTAGAAATGCAAAGGATGAAAATCCCAAAAATATTTGTGTGACTTACTATGGGGCAATAAAAGATATCATAGAGTTAGATTATTATGATCATGAAAAATATGTGTTGTTCAAATGTGATTGGTTTGTGGCTGAAAAGGATAAATATGGATCCCCGTGTGTTTACTTTAACAAAAAATGCTACAAAAATGATCCATTTGTGTTGGCATCTCAAGTTCAGCAGTGCTTCTATATTGAAGATCCTTTTAACAAGAACAAACACTATGTTTTGACAGCACTTCCAAGGGAATCATTTGACATCGGAGAATGTTTGAGTTCAGATGGCCAAGAATATGATATTCCAACAAATCTTGATATTTTAAAGGATGATTGTGAAGTGGATTTTGTTAGGAAAGATGTACCAGATGATATCTTTGAAATGCCTTTGTCAGAACTCCACAAGCAAAAAGCAATTGAAAGTGATCATAGTGACACGAGTCTTGAAAGTGACGATGAAACCACTGATGATTCTGATGAATCTAGTACTGATTAG
- the LOC120576979 gene encoding uncharacterized protein: protein MCPLCYNQAKSSTHLFLECAFSKTIWNWLGIKLQRSIPLASPSSLLSFIPQRCSSQLRDVLVAAIVHSVHAIWLARNVVRFNASSISLHATMAKITTMIAIRVRDIIPVVWQPPTSPWVKANTDGSVRNLMAACGGVFRDSRRTFLGGFTSNLGIVSVFQAEIMGLILAMEYASSNSWTRLWLESDSSSVLAEIYIKEIMRLHGVPSSIVSKRDP, encoded by the exons ATGTGTCCCTTATGCTATAACCAGGCGAAATCATCTACTCACTTATTTCTTGAATGTGCTTTCTCCAAAACTATATGGAATTGGCTCGGCATAAAGCTTCAGCGTTCCATCCCTCTTGCATCGCCATCCTCGTTGTTGTCTTTTATACCGCAGCGCTGCAGTTCTCAGCTGCGTGACGTGTTAGTCGCTGCCATTGTTCACTCGGTGCACGCTATCTGGCTTGCTCGCAATGTTGTCCGCTTCAATGCAAGTTCTATTTCTCTTCATGCAACTATGGCGAAGATCACAACAATGATTGCCAT TCGGGTACGGGACATCATTCCGGTTGTGTGGCAGCCCCCTACCAGCCCTTGGGTCAAGGCCAACACAGATGGGTCGGTTCGAAATTTAATGGCTGCTTGTGGTGGTGTCTTCCGTGACTCTCGCAGAACTTTTCTTGGTGGTTTCACAAGCAATCTTGGCATAGTTTCTGTCTTCCAAGCAGAAATCATGGGCCTCATTTTGGCTATGGAATATGCAAGTTCAAACAGCTGGACTCGTTTATGGCTTGAAAGTGATTCTTCTAGTGTG ttggcagagatttatatcaaagaGATCATGAggttacatggtgttccttcgagcattgtatcaaaAAGAGATCCatga
- the LOC120576981 gene encoding uncharacterized protein → MFQHQIKQEKIEKLHERLHGNNREMPQGIIEVVDETPKKGTQQEQVQKVDGNLEKDAMTKKLKKAKLSQPQAMKDGAHRDKEVVQQTPKSKGTQQERVQKVGGDLDKDAITKKIKKVKLSQPQAMKDYEHGDKEVVQQTQKRRTNGKATINGLNEKLHAKNRILEVATKQTERPRILQPQAKNDFAQGMLKKRTHENLLDNNREKIQKVDKTVARKLLIPSKIAKPDKPNISLDTMMSKTECSKKAKRLPTCPSMLIHDYVELHKSKEMEATKSNNGEKPGSNFHPSSSKNQPLSGKNRVEDSREPVVNEEEENTNREEEQGISQRKTRGRTLCRKIHARTFKERVEVTYNDVDQPIGPTKKVVSDLSLFLGTLARNSTFCPLKYTNWSGMPEKNKNRVWRYANRKFILSVEARDWVETTVRDAWRRYKYKIKQHHFLKYPNMTERLKHRPPKVPIAHFRALCEYWSKEPIQALAESNARNRAQLKWLHRMGPQNFSLTREKLREKEKREPTQSEMFFETRKGSRGKQLDEETGKVFSQLQEMVEKKGSDTEAFKAVMGKERPRRLRCYGRTVTKTSLKRKVEINALKQAHSQEVSTLRHEFQDQIDRLQNAFKTVIQQCNPQLNMASIEHLLGLSHGDANSSPKDSGAQMHSSPSIHTPCPEKQVINEDAVQDDIDEEEDGDDEFLEDNLSDEFQEDDVDDEFQEDDLDDEIQENDIGDEFEVDDLADELQDKLE, encoded by the exons ATGTTTCAACATCAAATTAagcaagaaaaaattgaaaagttgcATGAGAGGCTGCATGGAAACAATAGAGAAATGCCTCAAGGGATTATAGAAGTTGTAGACG AAACACCAAAAAAAGGAACTCAGCAAGAACAAGTTCAAAAGGTTGACGGTAATTTGGAGAAAGATGCAATGacaaagaaattgaagaaagcCAAACTCTCGCAACCTCAAGCAATGAAAGATGGTGCACATCGTGACAAAGAAGTTGTACAAC AAACACCAAAAAGCAAAGGAACTCAGCAAGAAAGAGTTCAAAAGGTTGGTGGCGATTTGGATAAAGATGCAATCacaaagaaaattaagaaagtCAAACTCTCGCAACCTCAAGCAATGAAAGATTATGAACATGGTGACAAAGAAGTTGTACAAC AAACACAAAAGAGAAGAACTAATGGGAAAGCTACAATCAATGGACTGAATGAGAAACTACATGCAAAAAATAGAATTCTAGAGGTTGCTACAAAGCAAACAGAGAGGCCTAGGATTTTGCAACCACAAGCTAAGAACGATTTTGCTCAAG GAATGCTGAAAAAAAGAACTCATGAGAATCTACTagacaacaatagagagaaaattcaAAAGGTGGATAAAACAGTTGCAAGGAAGTTACTTATTCCTTCCAAAATAGCGAAACCTGATAAACCTAATATATCTTTGGACACAATGATGTCAAAAACTGAATGCTCTAAAAAGGCAAAGAGGTTGCCTACATGCCCATCAATGTTGATTCATGATTATGTGGAACTTCACAAGTCAAAAGAGATGGAAGCAACCAAGTCAAACAATGGAGAAAAACCGGGAAGCAACTTTCACCCTAGCTCTAGTAAAAATCAGCCACTGTCTGGCAAAAATAGAGTGGAAGATTCGAGAGAACCGGTAGTcaatgaagaagaggaaaacacaaatagagaagaagaacaag GAATATCTCAAAGAAAAACTCGCGGGAGAACTTTGTGCAGAAAGATTCATGCAAGAACTTTTAAAGAGCGAGTAGAAGTGACCTATAATGATGTTGATCAGCCTATCGGTCCCACTAAAAAAGTAGTATCTGACTTGAGCCTCTTCCTGGGAACATTGGCTAGGAACTCAACATTTTGTCCTCTAAAATATACCAACTGGTCAGGAATgccagaaaaaaataaaaaccgtGTATGGAGATATGCTAAT cgGAAGTTTATCTTGTCGGTTGAAGCACGAGATTGGGTTGAGACTACTGTTAGAGATGCATGGAGAAGATATAAGTACAAGATTAAGCAGCATCATTTTCTAAAGTATCCCAACATGACCGAAAGACTTAAACATCGTCCTCCAAAGGTGCCAATAGCTCATTTTAGGGCGCTTTGTGAATACTGGAGTAAGGAGCCTATACAA GCATTGGCTGAAAGTAACGCTAGAAATAGAGCTCAACTGAAGTGGCTGCATCGAATGGGTCCCCAAAACTTCTCTCTGACTCGTGAAAAACTG cgtgaaaaggaaaaaagagagCCCACTCAATCAGAAATGTTTTTTGAAACTCGAAAAGGAAGTAGAGGAAAACAATTGGATGAAGAAACTGGAAAAGTAttt tcCCAACTTCAAGAAATGGTTGAAAAGAAAGGAAGTGATACTGAAGCTTTTAAAGCTGTTATGGGAAAGGAGCGTCCCAGAAGGTTACGTTGTTATGGGAGAACAGTAACTAAAACTTCCTTAAAGCGAAAGGTTGAGATTAATGCTTTGAAACAAGCACATAGTCAAGAGGTATCTACTTTGAGGCATGAATTTCAAGATCAGATTGATAGATTGCAAAATGCGTTTAAGACCGTCATACAACAATGCAATCCTCAATTAAATATGGCCTCAATAGAACATTTGCTTGGATTATCTCATGGAGATGCTAACAGCTCCCCAAAGGATAGTGGAGCACAAATGCATTCCTCTCCTTCAATTCATACTCCATGTCCTGAAAAG CAAGTTATCAATGAAGATGCTGTACAGGATGACATAGATGAGGAGGAAGACGGAGATGACGAATTTCTTGAGGACAACTTAAGTGATGAATTTCAGGAGGATGATGTAGATGATGAATTTCAAGAGGATGACCTAGATGATGAAATTCAAGAGAATGACATCGGTGATGAATTTGAAGTGGACGATTTGGCTGATGAATTACAAGATAAACTTGAATGA